A stretch of Paenibacillus mucilaginosus 3016 DNA encodes these proteins:
- a CDS encoding zinc-binding dehydrogenase, producing the protein MMKALVLLGPGKPDTLQIAELPLPEPGPGEIRVRIHAAGLNPVDYKAAANGHPAWIYPFVPGVDGAGIVDAVGDGVTEWKSGDRVAYHGSFTKPGTFAEYAVTTAHTAARIPEELTFEEAAAFPCAGLTAYQALQRKMNLQEGQSVLIHAGAGGVGGYAVQLAKVFGASKILATASPANADYVRSLGADEVIDYNTEDVHARVMELTDGLGVDLILNSVNRKTAQADLSMLAFGGQLAVIAGAPENVADFQPSTKTFSVHKLMLGGAHGSGNLRAERDLAVMAGEFMELLRTRRIQAMVTETLALEDVPAALTRMSERHVRGKMVVKF; encoded by the coding sequence ATGATGAAAGCACTCGTACTATTGGGGCCGGGCAAGCCCGATACCCTGCAAATCGCGGAGCTGCCGCTGCCGGAGCCCGGACCTGGCGAAATCCGCGTCCGTATCCATGCCGCCGGCCTTAATCCGGTCGATTACAAAGCGGCGGCGAACGGCCATCCGGCCTGGATCTATCCCTTCGTTCCGGGAGTGGATGGTGCAGGCATCGTCGATGCGGTAGGCGACGGGGTCACAGAATGGAAGTCCGGCGACCGGGTGGCGTATCACGGCAGCTTTACGAAGCCGGGTACGTTCGCCGAGTATGCGGTCACTACCGCACATACCGCCGCCCGGATTCCCGAGGAGCTCACCTTCGAAGAAGCGGCTGCCTTCCCCTGTGCGGGCCTGACCGCCTACCAGGCGCTGCAGCGCAAAATGAACCTGCAGGAGGGCCAATCGGTCCTGATCCATGCGGGAGCCGGCGGCGTCGGGGGCTATGCGGTCCAGCTCGCCAAGGTGTTCGGGGCGTCGAAGATTTTGGCTACGGCTTCCCCCGCCAATGCGGACTATGTGCGGAGCCTTGGTGCCGACGAAGTCATCGACTACAACACAGAGGATGTACATGCTCGGGTCATGGAGCTGACGGACGGGCTGGGGGTTGATCTCATCCTGAACTCCGTCAACCGCAAGACGGCGCAGGCCGACCTCTCCATGCTGGCCTTCGGCGGACAGCTGGCTGTCATTGCGGGAGCGCCCGAGAACGTGGCGGACTTCCAGCCGTCGACCAAGACGTTCTCCGTCCACAAGCTGATGCTGGGCGGAGCCCACGGGTCGGGCAATCTCCGGGCGGAGCGCGACCTGGCCGTGATGGCCGGCGAGTTCATGGAGCTGCTGCGTACCCGCCGCATTCAGGCTATGGTCACCGAGACGCTCGCTCTTGAAGATGTGCCAGCCGCGCTCACCCGGATGTCAGAGCGTCATGTCCGGGGTAAGATGGTAGTGAAGTTCTGA
- a CDS encoding Rieske (2Fe-2S) protein: protein MKEVALGAVNEFTTFPAKVEVESKAYFVLKELDTYHLVSRTCPHAGARVEAEDGELVCPLHGWTFDEHNGACLNVPVKRLASYPVEVRDGQLIAQMEE from the coding sequence ATGAAAGAGGTTGCGTTGGGTGCTGTGAACGAGTTCACGACCTTCCCCGCCAAGGTGGAGGTCGAGTCGAAAGCTTACTTCGTGCTGAAGGAGCTCGATACCTATCATCTCGTCTCGCGGACCTGTCCGCATGCCGGTGCCCGGGTCGAGGCAGAAGACGGCGAGCTGGTCTGTCCGCTGCACGGCTGGACCTTCGATGAGCACAACGGCGCCTGTCTGAACGTGCCGGTGAAGCGGCTCGCGTCCTATCCGGTCGAAGTGCGGGACGGGCAGCTTATCGCGCAGATGGAAGAGTAG